DNA from Plasmodium yoelii strain 17X genome assembly, chromosome: 13:
TATACCCTGATACTATGTGTATATAACTTAAAATGAAGTTTCTTTCTACATTGAATTATCCATATATTAACGAACCCctcccaaaaaaaaaatatatatattactatatatacaatttttattaactttTTTGTATCTTTTTAGTGCCATTAAAAATTGATCGcacttttttataattgcTAATTATGAACCAAAGATTATCTTACACTGTttaaatcatttatttttttgtaaaaataaattaatacttttcatttaatttacTATTTAAAcagattttttaaaattgtaaaaaattgtaaaaaatcCTTTTACATtacgcatatatataatcagGGGCTTATTTTTTTCGGAGAAAATTATTCcctttattttcaaaatataaattgaaaaaaaaattgatgaaaagtgtataaatttaaataggataagattaattatatttaaaaaagtgtATGCTAAAATTGAAGAGCCCAATAACATGCTATTTTAATGTTTCTTTTGGTTATAcatatgcaaattttaaatggCCCAACTGTACGATTTTATACCTATTTTGTCTACCTTTTTCAGTTGCTAATTTAGTTAATTAATTCTTTTAAAAccttttattaataaaaaaaaatatatatatatataactgaGTTCATTGATATTCATGTTTAATCTtaaatatggaaaaataaGAATAATCGCTCATTGCCAAATTCACATATTTGTGTAACCTTTCCCCATAAAATCGCATTTTCTCACATTAAATATAagctaataaaaaatatatattgtatacacgtatgcaacttattttcatattaatcCTTAGTAATTTTTGTGAGAAGAAAGAATATTCCTATAGTTTTTTAACAGGAAAATTAAAACACATTGGtagcatataaaaaaaaagtggaagaatatatacaaatgtaATGAGGTTAAAGCTATTTCACTTTCTTTAATTcgagttttttttttttttctattttatattaatttaaaagataaattataataatattgaaaatgatACCAATAACACAGTGATACATTATGTGTAAATAAATTCgtgctatttttatttttttttatttatttaaatctatattatattttacacTTATGTAAAAACTGTGTTAATAATGTGCTTCtcctttttaaaaatatgtataataaaaaggGTAAAACTGAAAATACggaaaaatgtaaaaatcatattataagaaaatatgaaagcagtttttttttttttataattgcatatacaatATGTcatagtaaaaaatataaattttatataaatgagGTATTATATATGCTTAAAATTTCCAGTGCTttaatagtaaaaaatataattaactttagcatttaaaatatatgaaatattcatcattttaacaaattataaaattgtagGCATAAAAACTTATTACCAAATACGAACAgaacgttttttttttataatgtgaattatatatatgcaaacttAATTGAGTATaggaatttttttaaaaatttcacCTTAATTTTAAtgtttaaaaaagaaaagaaaaacgaagataatttttctaatataATTTCACATCTAAGTTTAtcctattttaatatttatataaatttcactatatatttatttagatAGTTTTATCCGATTTTCTCAATTTACaatttcatattatatttaatattatattttacacCTATGGATACATTAATCGGTTTAAAGGGAAAAGATTTCATAATTTTAGGAGCAGATACTTATAGCATTAAttcaattataaaattaaaaaatgacgataaaacaaaattttatgatataaatggaaataaatGCTTATTATTAGGAGGCTCAATTGGTGATAGAATACAATTTGGAGAGTTTATTAGAAAGAATGTTCACTTATATCAATATCAAAATTCTACTTCTTTATATGTTAAATCTTTTGCTTATTTCACAAGAAAAAATCTAGCCTATTATTTGAGGAGAAATCCATATGAAGTAAATTGTTTGATAGCCGGATATGATGATGTATAAAcaactgaaaaaaaaaaaaaaaaaaaaaaaaaaaaactatactttcttttattattgtttagTTCCATCatgtttataatataaaaattatttattctaaacttatacatatgtgtatgtgtataaatatatttatattcacataataaaaaataccaTTTATTATGTGTGTACgtattattatcaatatatgtatatttgtaTGAACAACCATACATCAATCTATTTTCTTATCCAATTTACAGAAGGATGGGTATCAACTATACTGGTGTGATTATTTAAGTAACATGGATGCTATAAATAAAGGGGCTCATGGATATGGAGCTTATTTAGTTAATGCCATATTggataaatattatcatgAAGACATGAATTTAGAAGAGGCATtagttatttttaaaaaatgttttgaAGAACTAAAAAAAAGATTTCTTCTTACCCAAATTAATTACGAATTAAGAATCAtgtcaaataataaaatagaaacACAATACGTTAacatttaatttaataaaatggaaaaattataaaaattccCCTATCccttttttatgtataaataaaatatgttttttctttgcatatgcaaaaaatatataaaaagtttttcatttttatatgtttaccatttttatcccataaaatataaacacaTATAATTGTGTTTgagaatataaattatttaacatGCATATATGATATCGTGgtaattatgcatatatacaaAACTCTTTTCTTACATTTTAAAACTTTAAAGCCTTTTAGCTTATTCTAAAATTATTCcaatgtatattttatagttgtcttataatatatgcatagTTTCATAAATCATGATATGCGCTtcttttcaaaaaaaatcatgaaaaaaaaaaaaatatatatttatttatctaAAACCTGTTTTATTCGTTATGTTTAAAGTTAATACCGTTTCCTAGTTCTTATAATGTACTCTcacatatgtatacataaatataagcATTAAGAGATGTATACAAGAAAATTTCCCATTCCTTCGCATATTTATTGCTATTCCCTGTGGTAATAGAGTTCGTTTAGTTACCTTTTGATAAATGCTTCGAATAATAGACATGCATATATAGTTATTCTTCCaaatataattcaatattttCAAGAAATGAATTTACTAAAATGTTGAACTATTtgaatattgaaaaaaaaaacataaccTCATAATACAATTCTATAAATGCATAGTAATAACTAGATTaatgaaattatattttcgctatttttcctcttttttaaattatatcctatcaattttatcatatgaaatattaatatcaattatatattagaactaattaaatataaaaatatatatatagtattcAATTGTATATTCTTCATagatataaacaaaattgcaacaattgcaattataatatttgtttaattAACGTAATAGctttttatataaacatgaaaaaatataaattatatacacataaatatacttaaaatgttttaatttttgaataaataagtcaattaaaattttcattatataatacaatatataatttcttttttatacataTCCCAAATAATagcaaaattatatatgcaaataaaATAGTGTTGTAACATAAATATCAATGAAATATAGTTCGCAgatttaattttgaattatggtgttattttatatttcaatttttttgccaacaattcaaaaaaataataactgtattttattttggtaTAGACTTTTTTTTCGAATTATATAGCCGAAAAAAAACAtccatatattaaatttaatttaatttaagaGTGATTCATTTTATCTTATTTCATGCGCATTTTTTAATGCTATTTTTTCAATGtcgaaataaatatttttaaatatatttttaatatatataatgcattcttatgaaaataaaaaagataataaatacaggacaattattttttcaaaatatagaATTGGAGAATATATTCATGAATATAACATCATAATATGAGGATTTAAATTCGGAGATTATTGTATTCGAAAAAAAATTCagattgtatatatatgcgatatatgcatataaacaCGTTTGAAACAGTCAAATATTTGTACAATTATCACTATTtcaaaagaaaaatattttttgatgaCAATGGAATTTGGGGGCAGCAACTATTTTCGATTCAGATTAGCTTTGAGTTTAATTAGCGGAAAGGAAAtaacaattaaaaatattagaaaaaaaaattcacacAAAAAAACAAGTAAAGACGAAGAAATTGatgataatgaaataaatgaagGCCTACAAGAATATGAAGCAAAAATTTTAAAGCTTATAGATAAACTATGTGATGAtactattattaaaattaatgaagATGGAgatgaattatattttaaaccAGGATTTTTAATAGGTAATGTAAATGATGAAGTTAAAATAAGTGACTTAAATAATACTTTTCATTGTGGTAATGAAAGAAGTATAAGCTATTTTTTAGAGTTTTTAATTATGATTgttccattttttaaaaacccagtaaaattattattaaaaggaATAACAGACGATCAAATAGATAGAACCGTTTATACATGCAAAATAGTTTgtgaaaatttttttaaaacttttttaaatgtaaatgatgactttttaaatattacaattttaaaaagaGGCACAAAATTAGACGCTACAGGTGaagtttcattttttatgaataatttaaaaatggtTAATTCTTTCGATATGCATGATGCTGGATTAGTTAAAAAAATCACAGGAACTATTGTATGTAACAAAATGTCTATGATTTTTCgaaataaaattgtaaattgtgcaaaaaaaaatctaCATAATTTTACCCCATATGTTAGTATTGAAgtagaaaaggaaaaaaaaaacaactatactaataaaaacaattctcaaaataattttatgtcCTTATCTTTGTTTGCgcaaacaaaaaataaatgtatttaTGGCACAGATCTTTATGTTGACAAATTTATGCTCCAACATGTTAAGGATATGTTAAATAGTCGGACTGAGGATAATCTGTCTATGCAACTTGGGGAGCATAAATGGGATGAAGGGCAAGTGGAcgaaaatgatgaagaaaaagaagaggAAGAAGTAgaagaagatgaagaagAGGAAGAAAAAGACGATGAGGAAGAGGAAGAAGATGAAAATGAGGAAGAAGATGAAAATGAGGAAGATGAAAATGAGGAAGTAGAAgaagatgatgaaaatgaagaagaggaagatgaagatgaaaatgaagaagagGAAGATGAAGATGAGGAAGTAGAAgaagatgatgaaaatgaagaagagGAAGATGCGGAAGTAGAAGAAGATGAAGGAGAagagaaagaaaaaaagcaCCAATTAAATAATAGAGGCATTTCTACTTttaaagatgaaaataagGAGATGAATAATATTAGCAATATTGATGCCTCAAAAGATGCACTAAAAACACTGCATGATGTTGATATATACGAAAGACTaggtttttttatttccctAAAATTAATGAACGAAATAAAAGGATTATCATCCATAGATTCAAGTTATCAGTGGTTGCCTTTGCTTTATATGGCATTGGCAAATGATACAGCCGTTTCCAAAATCTCACTAAGTGCTTTAAAACCTTACTCTATTGTTCTTATTCGCCTTTTAAGAGACTTTTTCAGTGTAGTTTTTGATATACAAAAAGTGGAAAAATCTCAAATTGAATATTCATACCTTATAAAATGTGTTGGTATAGGTTATCGTAACTTTTCAAAAAAAACTTTCTAGTTTAATAAATGAACATATTCCTTTGCaaaaattatacatacaAGAATATGGTTAATTTCACAAAgggtaatatatatacaaaatgcataaaaataaaaaaaaacttacaTTTTGTCTTTTGCCAATTTGCTGACTTTTTTTgtgtttatataatttgacTACATAGTTTCACTCctattatgttttattttcattgcatcattttattgttttatttttattgctttattttcattgctttattttcattatgtTTTGTTTCAAGTGGACTATCTTATACAATATGCACATAATACATGTtacatttgttttaattttttattaattttgttacgctcactttttattttataaattatattcatatattaacGTTGACATGTGTCAATAAGCAtatgcatttatatatatgcataacaTATGCAGTTTTAAAaactttttaaatatatttttaagagaCTAATTCTGACTATTAAAAAATTGCCTTATATTTTAACTCGTAAAGCTTTCCTGTTTTAAAATCATTTAAGCACACAAAGtggctatattttttaaaaattgaaaaagtatgaaaagaagaaaaatttaatttttaaatcgtCATACTATTCTTAtgcttataaaaattatattctcGAAACTATTACTTATGGAAAAAGCAAAATAACGAAAATAGCACATAAGCCCCTTGAAAATAGT
Protein-coding regions in this window:
- a CDS encoding RNA 3'-terminal phosphate cyclase protein, with the translated sequence MEFGGSNYFRFRLALSLISGKEITIKNIRKKNSHKKTSKDEEIDDNEINEGLQEYEAKILKLIDKLCDDTIIKINEDGDELYFKPGFLIGNVNDEVKISDLNNTFHCGNERSISYFLEFLIMIVPFFKNPVKLLLKGITDDQIDRTVYTCKIVCENFFKTFLNVNDDFLNITILKRGTKLDATGEVSFFMNNLKMVNSFDMHDAGLVKKITGTIVCNKMSMIFRNKIVNCAKKNLHNFTPYVSIEVEKEKKNNYTNKNNSQNNFMSLSLFAQTKNKCIYGTDLYVDKFMLQHVKDMLNSRTEDNLSMQLGEHKWDEGQVDENDEEKEEEEVEEDEEEEEKDDEEEEEDENEEEDENEEDENEEVEEDDENEEEEDEDENEEEEDEDEEVEEDDENEEEEDAEVEEDEGEEKEKKHQLNNRGISTFKDENKEMNNISNIDASKDALKTLHDVDIYERLGFFISLKLMNEIKGLSSIDSSYQWLPLLYMALANDTAVSKISLSALKPYSIVLIRLLRDFFSVVFDIQKVEKSQIEYSYLIKCVGIGYRNFSKKTF
- a CDS encoding proteasome subunit beta type-2, putative → MDTLIGLKGKDFIILGADTYSINSIIKLKNDDKTKFYDINGNKCLLLGGSIGDRIQFGEFIRKNVHLYQYQNSTSLYVKSFAYFTRKNLAYYLRRNPYEVNCLIAGYDDKDGYQLYWCDYLSNMDAINKGAHGYGAYLVNAILDKYYHEDMNLEEALVIFKKCFEELKKRFLLTQINYELRIMSNNKIETQYVNI